The following are from one region of the Bradyrhizobium sediminis genome:
- a CDS encoding DUF1488 family protein, translated as MTLARGSAGAFEHNRMVMLFSMMDGSREVGCAISSSAMDDLEHVARTRPEQREEQFLRLRDRIEQCASRKFLAGEFEGTPPGIILRSIDFRS; from the coding sequence ATGACCCTTGCACGCGGCAGTGCCGGAGCTTTCGAACATAATCGGATGGTCATGCTGTTTTCCATGATGGACGGCAGCAGGGAGGTCGGTTGCGCCATCAGCAGCTCGGCGATGGACGATCTGGAACACGTGGCCCGGACCAGGCCGGAACAGCGCGAGGAGCAATTTCTGCGATTGCGCGACCGGATCGAACAATGCGCGTCCCGCAAGTTTCTCGCGGGGGAGTTCGAGGGGACCCCGCCCGGCATCATCCTGCGAAGCATCGATTTTCGCAGCTAG
- a CDS encoding transglutaminase-like domain-containing protein — MKIRVGFEMLYDFPQPTPMIMVLGTHFTRASDVIVPDFLTISPSVPITPYRDLFGNWCSRIVAPAGRVRLAADGVVRDSGLPDPVVLSAQQYAVEDLPTDTLVYLLGSRYCETDRLSDIAWKLFEKTHPGWARVQAICDFVHRHIVFGYAHARATRTAWDAYTEGKGVCRDYAHLAITFCRCMNIPARYCTGYLGDMGTLPPYGPGDFAGWFEAYLGGRWHTFDPRNNVPRIGRVLIAQGRDASDVPITQTFGPNTLVSFKVWTDEVA, encoded by the coding sequence ATGAAAATTCGTGTCGGATTCGAAATGCTGTACGATTTTCCGCAGCCGACGCCGATGATCATGGTGCTGGGGACGCACTTCACGCGCGCGTCCGACGTCATCGTTCCCGATTTCCTGACCATCAGCCCTTCCGTGCCGATCACGCCCTATCGCGATCTCTTCGGCAACTGGTGCAGCCGCATCGTCGCACCGGCCGGCCGGGTGCGCCTGGCTGCCGACGGTGTGGTTCGCGACAGCGGCTTGCCTGACCCGGTTGTTCTCTCGGCCCAACAATATGCGGTCGAGGATCTGCCGACCGATACACTGGTCTACCTGCTCGGCAGCCGCTACTGCGAGACCGACCGGCTCTCGGACATCGCATGGAAGCTGTTCGAGAAGACGCACCCGGGCTGGGCGCGGGTCCAGGCCATCTGTGATTTCGTGCATCGCCACATCGTTTTCGGTTACGCGCACGCCCGCGCAACCAGGACCGCCTGGGACGCCTACACCGAGGGCAAGGGCGTATGCCGCGACTATGCCCATCTCGCCATTACATTTTGCCGCTGCATGAATATTCCGGCGCGCTACTGCACCGGATATCTCGGCGACATGGGAACGCTGCCGCCTTACGGGCCGGGTGACTTCGCCGGGTGGTTCGAGGCCTATCTCGGCGGACGCTGGCATACGTTCGACCCGCGCAACAACGTGCCGCGGATCGGCCGCGTTCTGATTGCGCAGGGGCGCGATGCTTCCGATGTCCCGATCACCCAGACGTTCGGGCCGAATACGCTGGTCAGCTTCAAGGTCTGGACCGACGAGGTCGCGTGA
- a CDS encoding RlmE family RNA methyltransferase produces the protein MAKDTTGRLHVTVKTGGKRKLSSKLWLERQLNDPYVAQAKREGLRSRAAFKLIEIDDKHHFLKPGMTVVDLGAAPGGWSQIAAKRVGSVGGKGKVIAIDLLEMPEIPGVSFAQLDFLSEDAPEKLLEMMGGRADVVLSDMAPNTTGHRKTDQLRIVGLVEAAAAFAAEVLNPGGTFVAKVFQSGADAELMTQLKRDFATVKHVKPASSRKDSSERYVLAMGFRGGQAKPPGERT, from the coding sequence ATGGCGAAAGACACCACCGGCCGGCTGCACGTTACCGTCAAGACTGGCGGCAAACGCAAGCTGTCCTCCAAGCTCTGGCTGGAGCGGCAGCTCAATGATCCCTATGTGGCGCAGGCCAAGCGGGAGGGCCTGCGCTCGCGCGCGGCCTTCAAGCTGATCGAGATCGACGACAAGCACCATTTTCTCAAGCCGGGCATGACGGTGGTCGATCTCGGCGCAGCGCCCGGCGGCTGGAGCCAGATCGCCGCCAAACGCGTCGGTTCGGTCGGCGGCAAGGGCAAGGTGATCGCGATCGATCTTCTGGAGATGCCGGAGATCCCCGGCGTCAGCTTTGCGCAGCTCGATTTCCTCAGCGAAGACGCGCCGGAGAAGTTACTGGAGATGATGGGCGGCCGCGCCGACGTGGTGCTTTCCGACATGGCGCCCAATACGACCGGCCATCGCAAGACCGATCAGCTCCGTATCGTCGGCCTCGTCGAAGCCGCTGCAGCGTTCGCCGCCGAGGTACTCAATCCCGGCGGCACGTTCGTCGCAAAAGTGTTCCAGAGCGGCGCGGATGCCGAACTGATGACGCAACTCAAGCGTGACTTTGCCACCGTCAAGCACGTCAAGCCGGCGTCAAGCCGCAAGGATTCTTCCGAGCGCTACGTGCTGGCGATGGGATTTCGGGGCGGGCAGGCAAAGCCGCCGGGCGAGCGCACCTAA
- a CDS encoding Ppx/GppA phosphatase family protein produces the protein MNQDTRLRDGLAPREDDGPRLRNGVPGAAHSPAAGTGVYAALDLGTNNCRLLIACPTGDGFRVVDSFSRIIRLGEGISATGCISDAAIDRAIAALSICRDKIHSRKAGRLRLIATEACRAASNADGFRHRVEAETGIRLEVIDRETEATLAVIGCSPLLDPKGRGAILFDIGGGSTELVRIERDPDEQDAAPRIKGWMSIPLGVVSLAEHFGGKDVTPQSYADMVEEVAQHIAPFAVQYGEDLAEMHLLGTSGTVTTLAGVHLNLARYDRRRIDGVWMSDADLSATIARLLGMSYQERAGNNCISVERADLVLAGCAILDAIRDAFPLPRLRVADRGLREGMLVEMMREDGALGGCR, from the coding sequence ATGAACCAGGACACCCGGCTTCGCGATGGCCTTGCGCCGCGCGAAGACGACGGCCCAAGGCTGCGTAATGGCGTGCCCGGGGCGGCCCATTCGCCGGCCGCCGGAACCGGCGTCTACGCCGCGCTGGACCTTGGCACCAACAATTGCCGGCTCTTGATCGCCTGTCCCACCGGCGACGGCTTTCGCGTGGTCGACTCGTTCTCGCGGATCATCCGGTTGGGGGAAGGCATCTCGGCGACCGGCTGCATTAGCGACGCCGCGATCGACCGCGCCATCGCCGCCCTGAGCATTTGCCGCGACAAGATCCATTCCAGGAAGGCCGGACGCCTGCGGCTGATCGCAACGGAGGCCTGCCGCGCGGCCTCCAACGCCGACGGCTTCCGGCACCGGGTCGAAGCCGAGACCGGGATCCGGCTCGAGGTGATCGATCGCGAGACCGAAGCGACGCTGGCCGTGATCGGCTGTTCGCCGCTGCTCGATCCGAAGGGCCGCGGCGCCATTCTGTTCGACATCGGCGGCGGATCCACGGAACTGGTCCGGATCGAGCGCGATCCCGATGAGCAGGATGCGGCGCCTCGCATCAAGGGATGGATGTCGATCCCGCTCGGCGTCGTCTCGCTGGCCGAACATTTCGGCGGCAAGGACGTCACGCCGCAATCCTACGCCGATATGGTCGAGGAGGTCGCCCAGCATATCGCGCCGTTCGCGGTCCAGTACGGCGAGGACCTGGCGGAGATGCATCTGCTCGGAACCTCGGGCACGGTGACGACGCTGGCCGGGGTCCATCTCAACCTGGCGCGATACGATCGCCGCCGGATCGACGGCGTCTGGATGAGCGATGCGGATCTTTCCGCCACCATCGCGCGCCTGCTCGGCATGAGCTATCAGGAGCGCGCCGGCAACAATTGCATCAGCGTCGAGCGCGCCGACCTGGTGCTGGCGGGCTGCGCCATTCTCGATGCCATCCGCGACGCTTTTCCGCTGCCGCGGCTGCGGGTCGCCGATCGCGGCCTGCGCGAGGGCATGCTGGTCGAAATGATGCGCGAGGACGGCGCGCTCGGCGGATGCCGATAG